From the genome of Bacillus sp. Bos-x628:
TAATTCGGCCGAATGGAAAGTGTCCGACATTCCCTATACCGATTCAATGGACGTGGAATTTACAGACTACATTACCGTACTTGAAGCCCTGAGACAGTTAATGACTACCTTCAATATGGAAATGTATTTCACAGTAAAACTTCAAGGTACAAAGATTGTTGAGAAGCAGATTAATATTGTGGAACAACGTGGGGATGTAACGGATGTTCGTTTTGACTATAGCCACGACCTTAAAAGCGTGACTAGAAGTGAGAACAGCGAAAATGTCGTGACAGCCCTCATTGGTGTCGGTAAAGGCAACAACACTTCCGTTCGTCTTGATCTTACTAAGCAAGGTGCTTGGGAAGAGGGTGACTTTTATCATGAGGCTGGTGCTGACTGGATTGGTTCATACAGTGCCTTGCAACAGTGGGGAAACAATGGCCGCCATAGATTCGGCGTTTTTGTATCTGAGAGTGCAGATACAGACAAGGAATTGAAGCGACAGACTTTACGTGAATTGAAGAATCGGATTCAGCCCTCTGTCACATATTCCAGTTCTGTCACCAACTTGGAACGACTCACAGGTTACGAGGCTAAACAGCTAAGAATCGGTGACACCATTTCAATCAACGACTTTTCCTTCGCCAATCCTATTGTTATCAGTGGACGAGTAAAGGGTTTGAAACGGTCTTACACTCGTAACGATTCCGATACTGTTGATCTTGGAAGCTACAAGGCTAGAACATTATCACCAAACTCACAGATCAAAGATTTACAAAATCTTATCTCAAAGAATCAGGATAAGTGGAACACAACCTATGTAGGTGCAAGAAACCTTTTAGAAGGGTCTAGCACTGATGAATACAGGAAAGCAATTGATCAGACTGTTGGTAATTACAAAGCATTCATCCAATTTGACATAACACATGTTGATCAAAAGTTATCTGTAGGTGACACCGTAACAATCAGTTTTGATGTTCAGATGGAGAAGGGGACACACCTAGAAGTTTATGACAAGAATAACTACATTGGAAAATACTTCGGAACTAAGGTATTTGACAACATTGGCACTGATAAACGGAGACTTTCTTGGACATTCACAGTTCAGGATAAAGCCAAAGAGGGAAAGGTTGTTCACACGTTAGACTTCTATTGTGCAGACGTTTATGACGACAGGTTCACCATTGACCAGATCAAGATTGAAAAGGGGACAGTGGCCACAGACTACACGAAAGCACCTGAGGACATTGATACCAACTTGAACGATCTTGGACAGCAGGTAACTGACATTGATGGACGTACTACTCCTGATGTTATCGTTGACACCATTGTATACAATGAAGCCTTCACTTCTATTATGAACGGTAAGGCCAATGTCGAGGACATTTCAGACATGGCCACAGGTGAACAAATTACCCAAGCAATGGCCGAGACAGTTCAATACGTTGATGGTCGTCTTGATGGTGAGGGGGGCATAGTTGCTGGAATCAACGAAGTTAGATCGGCCTTGGAAAAAACAGCGAGTGAAATTAATGCACGATTCGGTTCATCAGGTGGAGTTAACTTAATTCGTAACAGTATAGGGTTTGCTGAGTTAGATTTTTGGGAGTTAAAGGGCGGCACTGTTAGGTCAGTTCAAAACCCTGACTTAGAACAACTTGGCTTTGGTTCAGGTTTCCACAGTGATTTAGGTGTAGGTGGATATATTGAACAGAAGGTCAACGTTAACCCAACTGACGCCAATGGAAACCCTCAAAAGCATTCCTTATCATTTTGGCTTAAAAAGACAGTGGACAACCTAACGTCTGGCTGGGCTGGCGTTGATGTTTACGACGCTACTGGTCAAAAACTTGCCTTTGTCGGTAAGGCGGCTGGGGCTGGAACAACTAACGGTTGGGAACTTGGGCTGTTTACCTTTGAGACCCCTTACAATGAAGTGACTATTAGAGTCACTTTCGGTGCGAACTCTGAGGCCACTGTCTCTGGACTTATGCTAAACGTTGGTGACATTGCACTTCAATGGCAACATGCGAACGGTGAAATGTACAACACCAATATCAAGTTTAACTTGAATGGGATAAAAGTAATAAATCTGGAAACAAACTCACAGACAGTTATCTCACCTACTGAGTTTTCTGGATACGCTGAGGTTGTTAATGAAGATACAGGCGAAAGAAATTTAGACCGTATTTTCACGTTGAACGGTGACACAACGGAAGTCAGTAAACTTGATGTTGATCAGGAAATGAAGATGCAGTCAATCGCCATGAGGCAAATCACTAATGCCAACAACAGTGGATGGGGCTGGATTCCACAAGAATGATCTTAAAGTCAGTGCTAATGTCAATGTTGGTATTGACTTTGTTATACACATTAAGGGGGGTATTAAATGGCATTATCAGGTTCTTATTACACTAATGTTAATGCACACTGGCGTTTACAGTTAGAGTGGTCAGGTACGCAAAATGTGACAGGTAATTACACTAATATTACAGCAAAAATGTACTGGATTGCTAGGGACGGTTACGGTGCGGTCTATTCAAGTGCCACAAAGACAAGTGCTATCCAATACAACAACGGTTCATGGCATACAGAATCAGGTGATCTTGCAAAACTATCACCAAATCAAAAGAAACTAATCAACACGTACTCTTTCCGAATCAATCACGATTCAGACGGCACAGCTTCATTCACTATTGACGGTTACTTTGACGCTGAGGTTACGCTTAATGATAAGTTTTATGGCCGTATCGACTTAGATCAAAAAACGTACACACTTAACACGATTCCACGTAAGTCGACTATTTCGTCCAGCAGAGACTTTACGGCTGGTTCTAACTATACAATCACGGTGTCTCGTGCAAGTTCTTCCTTCACGCATAAGGCTTATATAGATGTTAAGGACAGTGGGGGCAATTGGAAGAACATTAAAAGCATTGACTTTAGTTCTTCCCAGACGTCTAAAAGTTCGGAATTCACTGTCGCTGAAAACACGGAGATTTTCAAGGCTTTAAATGGTCGGGCTTCAATGGATACGAGAATCACTCTTCACACGTATTCGGGTGGCGAGGATATCGGTACTACCACTTATACGGGAACGGTTACAAGTCCTCTAGGTTCAGGTCTTTCTAACACGAATCGGGATATGTATGTGGATTCAAGCTACACGTTTCAACTAGATCGGGAGAACAGTGCCTTCACCCACACATTGAAGATTCAGACCGACGGTGAGAATGTTCTTGTCAAAACAGTGACAGGCGTAGGTGCTTCCTATACATGGACACCAACACAGGCTGAAATGGACGTTCTGTATGAAACAATGCCTAACGACACCTTCAAGGACGGTAACGTGGAAATTTCTACTTTCTATAATGGTGTGCTGGTTAGGTCGGTTCGTAACTATGATATTAACTTTCTTGTAAGAAACTCTAGTCCTAAATTCTCTGCAAATACGGTTAACTATGTAGATAGCAATTCAGCAACACTGGCTGTAACTGGTGACGGCAGTAAGATCATTCAGAATTTATCTACAATTAAAGTCACATTGCCGAGTACTTCAAGGGCTGTGGCACAGAATAAAGCAACAATGAAACAGTACATTGCCACGCTGGGTAATCAGGAAGTGGCGGCCAACTATGGAACTGGGGATATTGTTTTTAACTTTAAGGCTGTGAATGCCAAAGTTGATCAAACTGTTGTCATTAAGGCTATTGATAGCCGAGGGTTCATGAATCAAATCTCTCGAACAATTACAGTAGTTCCTTACAACCCTCCAGTTATCAATGGTCAGGCCAAACGTAAGAACGGATTTGAGGACACAACCACTTTCTCAGCCAAAGGTTCCATGACTTCACTTATGATCGGTTCGACTGAAAAGAATGCTATCAAGACGGTTAAGTTCCGTTACAAGAAAACCACAGACCCAGAAACCTCAACAACATGGGCTAACTGGCGTTCAATGACATTCTCTAAGTCAGGATTAACGTTCGTAGGGTCTAACGTTTCTATAGACTTGGACAACGGTTCAACCTTCAATATCGAGTTTCAGGTGACAGACAACTTTTCAACAACGTTCTATGCAATGAAGCTTTCACAAGGTAAGCCAATTATGTTCATGGATGCTGTGAAGAAAACGGTTGGTATCGGCAAGTTCTCAACTGACTTTATGCTTGATGTTAATGGTAATGTTAACGTTGATGGCAATATTACTGTCAAAGGTACTAA
Proteins encoded in this window:
- a CDS encoding phage tail spike protein — encoded protein: MIFILDYQQNTVGVANNGSPYSLPYFDDEHNETLDGVNTYSFSVPCDHEDSSLFVVEGHVIITNLDGEQLLFTIKEVSEGSSDGKRTKDIYCEETAISELLTDVQRPEKLVGVSLETAVNAVLTNSAEWKVSDIPYTDSMDVEFTDYITVLEALRQLMTTFNMEMYFTVKLQGTKIVEKQINIVEQRGDVTDVRFDYSHDLKSVTRSENSENVVTALIGVGKGNNTSVRLDLTKQGAWEEGDFYHEAGADWIGSYSALQQWGNNGRHRFGVFVSESADTDKELKRQTLRELKNRIQPSVTYSSSVTNLERLTGYEAKQLRIGDTISINDFSFANPIVISGRVKGLKRSYTRNDSDTVDLGSYKARTLSPNSQIKDLQNLISKNQDKWNTTYVGARNLLEGSSTDEYRKAIDQTVGNYKAFIQFDITHVDQKLSVGDTVTISFDVQMEKGTHLEVYDKNNYIGKYFGTKVFDNIGTDKRRLSWTFTVQDKAKEGKVVHTLDFYCADVYDDRFTIDQIKIEKGTVATDYTKAPEDIDTNLNDLGQQVTDIDGRTTPDVIVDTIVYNEAFTSIMNGKANVEDISDMATGEQITQAMAETVQYVDGRLDGEGGIVAGINEVRSALEKTASEINARFGSSGGVNLIRNSIGFAELDFWELKGGTVRSVQNPDLEQLGFGSGFHSDLGVGGYIEQKVNVNPTDANGNPQKHSLSFWLKKTVDNLTSGWAGVDVYDATGQKLAFVGKAAGAGTTNGWELGLFTFETPYNEVTIRVTFGANSEATVSGLMLNVGDIALQWQHANGEMYNTNIKFNLNGIKVINLETNSQTVISPTEFSGYAEVVNEDTGERNLDRIFTLNGDTTEVSKLDVDQEMKMQSIAMRQITNANNSGWGWIPQE